One stretch of Natronobacterium gregoryi SP2 DNA includes these proteins:
- a CDS encoding SDR family NAD(P)-dependent oxidoreductase — translation MDGTVVVTGGTRGIGRAVAGAFATNGATVVVGARDGDEVDEAVEALESDDATVTGLRTDVRDEFDVERLVETASRIGDSSGIDVVVAAAGVYHGESGETPTDEESYTAFDDHWRTNGRGVFATIREALPHLEEGARVLVPTGAVARDAQPGYGSYAVSKATAEAVVRGFAADTEYVVGCLDPGRVETELSGAGGRKPEHVAEMFVWAATDAGTDELDGNVLGLKEWKQATR, via the coding sequence ATGGACGGAACAGTCGTCGTCACTGGTGGAACGCGAGGTATCGGACGCGCCGTCGCGGGCGCGTTCGCCACGAACGGAGCAACCGTCGTCGTCGGCGCTCGAGACGGCGACGAGGTCGACGAAGCCGTCGAAGCGCTCGAGTCAGACGACGCGACCGTCACCGGTCTCCGGACCGACGTCCGCGACGAGTTCGACGTCGAACGACTGGTCGAGACCGCCTCGCGAATCGGCGACTCGAGCGGGATCGACGTCGTCGTCGCCGCGGCAGGCGTTTATCACGGCGAGTCGGGTGAGACGCCGACCGACGAGGAGTCGTACACGGCGTTCGACGATCACTGGCGGACCAACGGCCGAGGCGTCTTCGCGACGATTCGGGAGGCACTGCCACACCTCGAGGAGGGCGCACGCGTGCTCGTCCCCACGGGTGCCGTCGCCCGCGACGCACAGCCAGGTTATGGCTCGTACGCAGTCTCGAAGGCGACCGCCGAGGCCGTGGTCCGCGGGTTCGCTGCCGACACCGAGTACGTCGTCGGCTGTCTCGATCCAGGACGGGTCGAAACCGAGTTGTCGGGTGCGGGTGGACGGAAACCCGAGCACGTCGCCGAGATGTTCGTCTGGGCAGCTACCGACGCCGGCACAGACGAACTGGACGGGAACGTCCTCGGACTGAAAGAGTGGAAGCAAGCGACGCGATGA